In one Nostoc sp. KVJ3 genomic region, the following are encoded:
- the hpnA gene encoding hopanoid-associated sugar epimerase, whose product MQVFVTGGTGFIGAHLVRLLLQQGYAVKALVRSSSNLENLRGLDVEIVKGDLNDPNLWQQMEGCQYLFHVAAHYSLWQTDQELLHHSNVLGTRNVLAAARKARIERTVYTSSVAAIGVGASGQVVDETHQSPLEKLVGNYKKSKFLAELEAMQAFATGQEVVIVNPSSPIGSLDIKPTPTGDIILRFLRRQMPFYLDTGLNFIDVQDVAWGHLLALQRGKSGDRYILGHQNLSLKQLLEQLAEITGLNAPQRTVPPWLPLSVAWVDEKILAPLGKSPSVPLDGVRMAKQPMYYDPTKAVRELGLPQSSLKAALKEAVDWFIAQGYVNPSGEFKIQNSKFKIKDPTDKSWG is encoded by the coding sequence ATGCAGGTTTTTGTCACCGGGGGTACGGGTTTTATTGGTGCCCACTTAGTACGGTTGCTCCTACAACAGGGATATGCTGTCAAAGCCTTGGTACGCTCAAGCAGCAATTTGGAAAATCTCCGCGGTTTGGATGTGGAAATTGTCAAAGGCGATTTAAACGATCCAAATCTCTGGCAACAAATGGAAGGTTGTCAATACCTATTTCATGTAGCAGCCCATTATTCCTTGTGGCAAACAGACCAAGAGTTACTTCACCATAGCAATGTTTTGGGTACGCGCAATGTATTGGCAGCAGCCCGCAAAGCACGTATTGAGCGTACCGTTTATACTAGTTCAGTAGCAGCAATTGGGGTAGGAGCATCTGGTCAAGTCGTCGATGAAACACATCAGAGTCCCTTAGAAAAGTTAGTGGGTAACTACAAAAAGTCTAAGTTTCTGGCGGAACTTGAAGCCATGCAAGCCTTTGCTACAGGTCAGGAGGTAGTTATAGTCAATCCTAGCAGCCCCATTGGTTCGTTAGATATCAAACCTACCCCAACAGGTGATATAATCTTACGGTTTTTACGACGGCAAATGCCCTTTTATCTAGATACTGGTTTGAATTTTATCGATGTGCAAGATGTGGCATGGGGGCATTTACTGGCTTTGCAACGCGGTAAATCAGGCGATCGCTATATATTAGGTCATCAAAACCTAAGTTTAAAGCAACTACTCGAACAACTCGCCGAAATCACAGGTCTAAACGCACCTCAAAGAACAGTACCCCCTTGGTTGCCCCTTAGTGTTGCCTGGGTTGATGAAAAGATTCTCGCACCCTTGGGGAAATCGCCTTCAGTGCCATTGGATGGCGTTCGGATGGCGAAACAACCTATGTATTATGATCCGACAAAGGCTGTACGAGAGTTGGGTTTACCTCAATCTTCACTGAAGGCAGCACTCAAAGAGGCTGTGGATTGGTTTATTGCTCAAGGGTATGTCAACCCCTCTGGGGAATTCAAAATTCAAAATTCAAAATTCAAAATTAAAGACCCCACAGATAAATCTTGGGGTTGA
- the hpnH gene encoding adenosyl-hopene transferase HpnH, translating to MAVNLQQAMDIGKYLVTQRLKGRKRFPLVLMLEPLFRCNLACTGCGKIQHPAEILKQNLTPEQCFAAVEECGAPVVSIPGGEPLLHPQIDRIVQGLIERKKYIYLCTNGLLLEKSLDKFQPSPYLTFSVHLDGMRELHDQCVDRKGVFDIAVKAIRAAKAKGFRVTTNTTIFEGTQPKDMQEFFDFIETLNTDGMMISPGYSYEWAPDQDHFLHREQTRALFREILAPHKAGEKNWNFNHNPLFLDFLTGEKDYECTPWGSPSYSVLGWQKPCYLLNEGYYSTFKELLAQTDWSQYGQKSGNPKCVDCMVHCGYEPTAAMDAMQPQNMARALGSVFGKS from the coding sequence ATGGCAGTTAATCTACAACAAGCTATGGATATCGGGAAGTATCTAGTTACTCAGCGTTTGAAAGGACGTAAACGCTTCCCCTTAGTATTGATGTTAGAACCTCTTTTTCGGTGTAATCTAGCCTGTACTGGTTGTGGTAAAATCCAACATCCAGCGGAGATATTAAAGCAAAATCTCACCCCAGAACAATGCTTCGCCGCAGTGGAAGAGTGTGGCGCACCGGTTGTTTCAATTCCTGGGGGAGAGCCTTTACTACATCCCCAAATCGATCGGATTGTTCAGGGATTAATTGAGCGTAAGAAGTATATTTACTTGTGTACCAATGGTTTGTTATTAGAAAAGAGCCTAGATAAGTTTCAACCTTCCCCTTACCTGACTTTTAGCGTCCATTTAGATGGAATGCGTGAATTGCACGATCAATGTGTCGATCGCAAAGGTGTTTTTGATATTGCTGTCAAAGCCATTCGTGCCGCTAAAGCTAAAGGCTTTCGTGTCACCACTAACACGACTATCTTTGAGGGTACCCAACCCAAAGATATGCAAGAGTTCTTTGACTTTATAGAAACCCTAAATACTGACGGGATGATGATTTCTCCCGGCTACAGCTACGAGTGGGCACCAGATCAAGATCATTTCCTCCACCGAGAACAAACCCGCGCCCTCTTCCGGGAAATTCTGGCTCCACACAAAGCTGGTGAAAAAAACTGGAACTTCAATCACAATCCGCTATTCTTAGATTTTCTCACTGGTGAGAAAGACTACGAATGCACACCTTGGGGTAGCCCTAGTTATAGCGTTCTCGGTTGGCAAAAACCTTGTTATCTGCTGAACGAAGGTTATTATTCTACCTTCAAGGAATTACTAGCACAAACTGACTGGAGTCAATACGGCCAGAAGAGTGGTAATCCCAAGTGTGTCGATTGCATGGTTCACTGCGGTTACGAACCTACCGCCGCAATGGATGCAATGCAACCGCAAAATATGGCGCGCGCCCTTGGTAGTGTGTTCGGTAAGAGTTAG
- a CDS encoding alpha/beta fold hydrolase translates to MPFVSVRDLQMYYEIRGTGQRLLSISGTGGDLRRSPTIFQSPLGQHFEILAYDQRGLGQTSKPDIPYTLADYAADADSLLNALGWENCHVIGISFGGMVAQELALRYPHRVERLVLACSSSGGAGGSSYPLHELANLPNEELAHRQITITDSRWQNQDWLSERTTLLEELVKLMVASFQEDSDEPSRQVGRRRQLEARAAHDTYNRLSQLHIPVYICGGRYDGISPPANLEAIHKQIPGSDLEFFEGGHSFLYQDPQAFKRIIEFLQIQNLKSKIV, encoded by the coding sequence ATGCCATTTGTATCTGTTCGTGATTTGCAAATGTATTATGAGATTCGCGGCACAGGTCAGCGCCTACTTAGTATTAGTGGTACTGGAGGTGACTTGCGGCGATCGCCTACTATTTTTCAATCACCCCTTGGTCAACACTTTGAAATCCTAGCTTACGATCAACGCGGTCTTGGTCAAACCTCAAAACCCGATATTCCCTACACATTAGCAGATTACGCAGCTGATGCTGACTCTTTGCTCAATGCATTAGGGTGGGAGAACTGCCATGTCATAGGGATTTCCTTTGGAGGGATGGTAGCCCAAGAATTAGCACTGCGCTATCCCCATCGCGTTGAACGTTTGGTTTTAGCATGTAGTAGCAGTGGCGGTGCTGGTGGGTCATCATATCCACTGCATGAACTCGCGAACCTTCCTAATGAAGAACTGGCACATCGGCAAATCACCATTACTGATAGCCGTTGGCAAAATCAGGACTGGCTCTCTGAGAGAACTACACTATTAGAGGAACTAGTAAAACTGATGGTAGCAAGTTTTCAAGAAGATTCAGACGAACCAAGTCGCCAAGTTGGTCGTCGTCGGCAACTTGAGGCTCGTGCTGCTCACGATACCTATAATCGGCTTTCTCAACTGCATATACCTGTTTATATCTGCGGTGGTCGTTATGATGGCATATCTCCTCCTGCTAATCTTGAGGCAATACACAAACAGATACCGGGTTCAGACTTAGAATTCTTTGAGGGTGGTCATAGCTTTCTCTACCAAGATCCACAAGCATTTAAACGGATTATAGAATTTCTACAAATCCAAAATCTAAAATCTAAAATTGTTTAA
- a CDS encoding aliphatic sulfonate ABC transporter substrate-binding protein — protein sequence MVATVKPQYTNIFRRVSRLLAPGLLTLATSLTLVSCTAEGQKAQTPSAATNVSDTNSSGIKAKVLRMGYQSAGDLVRSQKVLEKRLEPLGVKVEWAQFVQGPQLMEAMNVGKIDLGSVGETPPIFAQAAGAQIVYVVGSRRTPTTGRASVIAVPPNSPIKSVKDLKGQKIVFQKASASHYFVFRALEDAGLKPSDIKILSIPTVEASSAFLEGKIPVWVAGDPYLALAEKAGKIRVIKTAQGLDTPGGYYIGARQFAVDNPGILRIVIEEIDKLHRWAEANPKEVAKIIGPIQKLPPDIIEKVVSRRTYGLRAISPELIKEQQKIADYFYKYRVIPKDVNIQEAVLTPEQYAAITPESISQK from the coding sequence ATGGTCGCTACAGTTAAACCTCAGTATACAAATATCTTTCGCCGTGTCAGCCGGCTCTTAGCACCAGGATTGCTAACCTTAGCAACTTCATTAACATTAGTTAGTTGCACAGCCGAAGGGCAAAAAGCTCAAACCCCTTCTGCTGCAACAAATGTATCTGATACCAATTCATCTGGAATCAAAGCTAAGGTACTCCGTATGGGATATCAATCAGCAGGTGATTTGGTCAGATCGCAAAAAGTATTAGAAAAGCGTCTAGAACCTCTAGGAGTAAAGGTGGAGTGGGCACAATTTGTCCAAGGGCCACAGCTAATGGAAGCGATGAATGTCGGTAAAATCGATTTGGGTTCCGTTGGGGAAACTCCGCCTATTTTCGCCCAAGCTGCTGGCGCTCAAATCGTTTATGTTGTTGGTTCTCGACGCACTCCAACCACAGGAAGAGCAAGTGTGATTGCTGTCCCACCAAATTCTCCTATTAAGAGTGTCAAGGATCTCAAAGGACAAAAAATAGTATTTCAAAAAGCTTCTGCATCTCACTATTTTGTCTTTAGGGCTTTAGAAGATGCCGGTTTAAAACCCAGTGATATTAAAATTTTGAGTATACCCACCGTGGAAGCTAGTAGTGCTTTTCTAGAAGGGAAAATTCCGGTTTGGGTAGCTGGCGATCCTTATTTAGCTTTGGCTGAAAAAGCAGGTAAGATCCGAGTAATTAAGACTGCCCAAGGACTTGATACACCTGGTGGATATTATATTGGTGCAAGGCAGTTTGCGGTTGACAATCCTGGAATTCTGCGGATAGTGATTGAGGAGATTGATAAACTCCATCGCTGGGCTGAGGCAAATCCCAAAGAAGTAGCAAAAATCATCGGGCCAATCCAAAAACTACCTCCTGATATCATAGAAAAGGTAGTTAGCCGCCGCACTTATGGCTTGAGAGCCATTTCTCCAGAGTTAATTAAGGAACAACAGAAAATTGCAGATTACTTTTATAAATATCGTGTGATTCCTAAAGATGTGAATATTCAGGAAGCTGTACTGACACCTGAACAATATGCGGCAATTACTCCAGAATCTATTAGCCAAAAGTAA
- a CDS encoding class I SAM-dependent methyltransferase family protein translates to MVKDWFEWHDLYKNEPKLQQRLQIVQEYIAHSLNLSQPGLIRVISVCAGDGRDLLGTLSNHPRAKDVHARLVELNPQLVERGQETIESLGLTKQIEFINGDATISSNYAGAVPADIVIVCGVFGNLADETELNRLLTNLSFLSKQGAFVIWTRGHSQGIAHSETVRKFFREHGFEEINFKLTATGDMGVGIHRYLGESLAAPKEQQFFAFTGVPNKAR, encoded by the coding sequence ATGGTCAAAGACTGGTTTGAATGGCACGACCTCTACAAGAACGAACCGAAACTTCAACAACGCCTGCAAATTGTGCAGGAATACATTGCCCATAGCTTGAATTTGTCCCAACCAGGGTTAATCCGTGTAATTAGCGTTTGCGCGGGCGATGGGCGAGATTTGCTAGGAACCCTATCAAATCACCCACGGGCAAAAGATGTTCATGCGCGACTTGTAGAGCTAAATCCACAGCTAGTTGAACGTGGACAAGAAACAATAGAATCATTGGGTTTGACAAAACAAATTGAGTTTATCAATGGTGATGCAACTATCTCCTCAAACTATGCAGGAGCAGTACCAGCAGACATTGTGATTGTCTGTGGTGTATTCGGCAATCTCGCAGATGAAACTGAATTGAATCGTTTGCTGACAAATCTGAGTTTTCTTAGCAAGCAAGGTGCTTTTGTGATTTGGACTCGTGGCCATTCTCAGGGTATTGCCCATTCTGAGACTGTCCGTAAATTTTTCCGCGAACATGGATTTGAAGAAATCAACTTCAAACTCACCGCAACAGGAGACATGGGAGTAGGTATTCATCGTTATCTTGGTGAAAGTTTAGCTGCACCCAAAGAACAACAGTTCTTTGCCTTTACTGGTGTTCCAAATAAAGCCAGGTAA